In Achromobacter xylosoxidans A8, a single window of DNA contains:
- a CDS encoding SDR family NAD(P)-dependent oxidoreductase — MDLGIGGKTALVFGGSRGMGRACALQLAREGVAVTIAARNPATLEQAAAEISHETGIGVGWVSADLTQAPGRDAAMAACPHPDILINNADGPLPGDFRNWSHDDWIAALDAMMLGPIDMIRRVVDGMMERRFGRIVNIVSRSVKAPHAELGLSNGARSGLIGFVSGLARQTVRHNVTINNLLPGAFATDAQVRHIQGMLDQSGGKSFEQLWDERGRANPAGRYGQPEELGALCAYVCSAQAGYMTAQNILIDGGGYPGTY, encoded by the coding sequence ATGGATCTGGGGATCGGCGGCAAGACGGCACTGGTATTCGGCGGCAGCCGCGGCATGGGTCGGGCGTGCGCTCTGCAATTGGCACGGGAAGGCGTGGCGGTCACGATAGCCGCCCGCAACCCGGCCACGCTGGAGCAGGCCGCGGCCGAGATATCGCATGAAACCGGAATCGGGGTGGGCTGGGTGTCGGCCGACCTGACGCAGGCGCCGGGCCGGGACGCGGCCATGGCCGCCTGTCCGCATCCCGACATCCTGATCAACAACGCGGACGGCCCGCTGCCGGGCGACTTCCGCAACTGGAGCCATGACGACTGGATCGCCGCGCTGGACGCCATGATGCTGGGCCCCATCGACATGATCCGCCGGGTGGTGGACGGGATGATGGAGCGGCGCTTCGGGCGCATCGTGAACATCGTGTCGCGCAGCGTCAAGGCGCCGCATGCCGAGCTTGGCCTGTCCAATGGCGCGCGTTCGGGCCTGATCGGCTTCGTCAGCGGACTCGCGCGGCAGACCGTGCGCCACAACGTCACCATCAACAACCTGCTGCCCGGCGCCTTCGCCACGGATGCGCAGGTCAGGCACATACAAGGCATGCTGGATCAGTCCGGCGGCAAGAGCTTCGAGCAGCTCTGGGACGAGCGCGGACGCGCGAATCCAGCCGGCCGCTACGGCCAGCCCGAGGAGCTGGGCGCGCTATGCGCCTATGTCTGTTCCGCGCAGGCCGGCTACATGACGGCGCAGAACATCCTGATCGACGGCGGCGGCTACCCCGGGACCTACTGA